A region of Solanum dulcamara chromosome 7, daSolDulc1.2, whole genome shotgun sequence DNA encodes the following proteins:
- the LOC129893946 gene encoding plasma membrane ATPase 1, which yields MAEKPEVLDAVLKETVDLENIPIEEVFENLRCTKEGLTATAAQERLSIFGYNKLEEKKESKFLKFLGFMWNPLSWVMEAAAIMAIALANGGGKPPDWQDFVGIITLLIINSTISFIEENNAGNAAAALMARLAPKAKVLRDGKWDEEDAAVLVPGDIISIKLGDIIPADARLLEGDPLKIDQSALTGESLPVTKGPGDGVYSGSTCKQGEIEAVVIATGVHTFFGKAAHLVDSTNQVGHFQKVLTAIGNFCICSIAVGMIIEIIVMYPIQHRKYRPGIDNLLVLLIGGIPIAMPTVLSVTMAIGSHRLAQQGAITKRMTAIEEMAGMDVLCSDKTGTLTLNKLSVDKALIEVFAKGVDADTVVLMAARASRIENQDAIDTAIVGMLADPKEARAGIREIHFLPFNPTDKRTALTYLDGEGKMHRVSKGAPEQILNLAHNKSDIDRRVHAVIDKFAERGLRSLGVAYQEVPEGRKESAGGPWQFIALLPLFDPPRHDSAETIRRALNLGVNVKMITGDQLAIGKETGRRLGMGTNMYPSSALLGQTKDESISALPIDELIEKADGFAGVFPEHKYEIVKRLQARKHICGMTGDGVNDAPALKKADIGIAVDDATDAARSASDIVLTEPGLSVIISAVLTSRAIFQRMKNYTIYAVSITIRIVLGFMLLALIWEFDFPPFMVLIIAILNDGTIMTISKDRVKPSPLPDSWKLAEIFTTGVVLGGYLAMMTVIFFWAAYKTNFFPRVFGVSTLEKTATDDFRKLASAIYLQVSTISQALIFVTRSRSWSFVERPGLLLVVAFFIAQLVATLIAVYANWSFAAIEGIGWGWAGVIWLYNIVFYIPLDLIKFLIRYALSGKAWDLVLEQRIAFTRKKDFGKELRELQWAHAQRTLHGLQVPDPKIFSETTNFNELNQLAEEAKRRAEIARLRELHTLKGHVESVVKLKGLDIETIQQAYTV from the exons atggCGGAGAAGCCTGAAGTTTTGGATGCTGTCTTGAAGGAGACTGTCGATTTG GAAAACATACCGATTGAGGAAGTTTTTGAGAATCTGAGATGTACAAAAGAGGGACTTACTGCTACTGCTGCCCAAGAAAGGTTGTCCATTTTTGGGTACAACAAGCTCGAGGAGAAGAAG GAGAgcaaattcttgaaatttttgggATTTATGTGGAACCCTCTCTCATGGGTTATGGAGGCTGCTGCTATCATGGCAATTGCTCTTGCGAATGGAGGA GGAAAGCCACCAGATTGGCAGGATTTTGTGGGTATTATCACATTgctcataatcaactcaacaattagtTTTATCGAGGAGAACAATGCTGGTAACGCAGCAGCTGCGCTGATGGCTCGACTTGCTCCAAAAGCTAAG GTTCTTCGAGATGGAAAATGGGATGAGGAAGATGCTGCTGTTCTTGTGCCTGGGGACATAATCAGTATTAAACTGGGAGACATCATTCCAGCTGATGCTCGTCTTCTAGAGGGTGATCCACTCAAAATTGATCAG TCTGCTTTGACTGGTGAATCTCTTCCTGTAACAAAAGGTCCTGGAGATGGTGTCTACTCTGGTTCCACGTGTAAGCAGGGAGAGATAGAAGCTGTTGTGATTGCTACAGGGGTTCATACCTTTTTTGGGAAGGCAGCTCACCTTGTTGACAGTACAAACCAAGTGGGACACTTTCAGAAG GTTTTGACTGCTATAGGAAACTTCTGCATCTGTTCAATTGCAGTAGGGATGATAATAGAGATTATTGTGATGTACCCTATCCAACACCGCAAATACCGTCCTGGGATAGACAATCTTCTTGTGCTTCTCATTGGTGGGATTCCAATTGCCATGCCAACTGTTCTGTCGGTCACGATGGCAATCGGTTCTCATCGTCTTGCTCAACAG GGGGCCATTACGAAAAGAATGACAGCTATAGAGGAGATGGCTGGCATGGATGTTTTGTGCAGCGACAAGACGGGAACCTTAACATTGAACAAGCTGTCTGTTGACAAAGCCCTTATTGAG GTATTTGCTAAAGGTGTTGATGCAGACACTGTAGTTCTAATGGCAGCTCGCGCCTCTCGAATAGAGAACCAGGATGCGATTGATACTGCTATTGTTGGGATGTTGGCTGATCCAAAGGAG GCACGTGCTGGCATTCGTGAAATACACTTCCTGCCTTTCAATCCAACTGATAAACGAACAGCACTTACTTATCTTGATGGTGAGGGAAAAATGCATAGGGTCAGCAAAGGTGCACCGGAGCAG ATTCTAAATCTTGCACACAACAAGTCCGATATAGACCGTAGAGTTCATGCAGTGATCGATAAGTTTGCTGAGCGGGGCTTGCGCTCGCTTGGTGTGGCATATCag GAAGTTCCGGAGGGAAGAAAGGAAAGCGCTGGGGGGCCATGGCAGTTCATTGCTCTCCTCCCTTTGTTTGATCCACCCAGGCACGACAGCGCTGAGACTATAAGGAGGGCTTTAAACCTTGGAGTAAATGTTAAAATGATCACAG GAGATCAACTGGCAATTGGAAAAGAAACTGGGCGCCGCCTGGGAATGGGTACAAATATGTATCCTTCATCTGCTCTATTGGGACAGACGAAGGATGAGTCAATCTCTGCTTTGCCAATTGATGAACTTATAGAGAAGGCTGATGGTTTTGCTGGTGTTTTCCctg AGCACAAATATGAGATAGTAAAGCGCTTGCAAGCTAGGAAACATATCTGTGGTATGACTGGTGATGGAGTCAATGATGCTCCTGCTCTAAAGAAAGCTGATATTGGGATTGCTGTTGATGATGCCACTGATGCGGCTCGTAGTGCTTCTGATATTGTCCTTACTGAACCTGGTCTTAGTGTCATCATTAGTGCTGTTTTGACCAGTCGAGCAATCTTTCAAAGGATGAAAAATTACACg ATATATGCTGTTTCCATCACAATCCGTATTGTG CTTGGTTTTATGCTTCTGGCTCTGATCTGGGAGTTTGACTTTCCACCTTTCATGGTGCTTATTATTGCAATTCTTAATGATG GTACCATTATGACGATATCGAAGGATAGGGTCAAACCATCTCCTCTGCCTGATAGCTGGAAACTGGCTGAGATTTTtactactggagttgttcttgGTGGCTACTTGGCAATGATGACAGTCATTTTCTTTTGGGCAGCATACAAAACAAATTTCTTCCCG CGAGTATTTGGGGTATCAACACTTGAGAAAACAGCAACCGATGATTTTAGGAAGCTCGCCTCTGCAATATACCTTCAAGTAAGCACTATCAGTCAGGCCCTGATATTTGTTACAAGATCTCGAAGTTGGTCATTTGTGGAGCGTCCTGGGTTGTTGCTAGTGGTTGCTTTTTTCATTGCTCAACTG GTTGCCACCTTGATTGCCGTTTATGCAAATTGGAGCTTTGCTGCAATTGAAGGAATTGGCTGGGGTTGGGCTGGAGTTATCTGGCTTTACAATATAGTGTTCTACATCCCACTAGATTTGATCAAGTTCCTCATCCGTTATGCTCTCAGTGGGAAGGCCTGGGATCTTGTTCTTGAGCAAAGG ATTGCTTTTACCCGGAAGAAGGATTTTGGAAAAGAACTGCGCGAGCTTCAATGGGCACATGCACAGAGAACCCTTCATGGGCTCCAAGTTCCAGACCCCAAAATATTTAGTGAGACTACCAATTTCAATGAGCTTAACCAGTTGGCTGAGGAAGCGAAGAGGAGAGCTGAAATTGCTAG GCTACGTGAGTTGCATACACTGAAAGGTCATGTTGAATCAGTGGTGAAGTTGAAGGGTCTCGACATTGAGACAATTCAGCAGGCATACACCGTTTAA